In one window of Nitrospira sp. DNA:
- the hyfB gene encoding hydrogenase 4 subunit B translates to MLTVLWVLLACYAAGIGLPLCLRRPQAQSLAAGVCGILATGSGVALGLLGLTASVPMRLSINSAIPLLTFAFRLDALAAFFVFTVSLAGLAASIYAIGYLRSFQGRVSVAALGSLFNAFLGSMTLVVLADNGFLFLLLWELMSLASYFLVATDHADPDVRHASFFYLIMTHVGTAFITVAFLVCFQQGATFSFEGFRHPEQPLSGSLRTAAFLAALIGFGAKAGVVPLHVWLPYAHPAAPSHVSALMSGVMIKTAIYGLLRVTFDFLGGEFPWWWGFTVLGLGAVSAWLGVMYALMEHDLKRLLAYHSVENIGIILLGIGAGMIFQSYGLRELAALGLVAGLYHTINHAMFKSLLFLGAGSLLYATHTRNMEEYGGLLRRMPWTGLFFLIGAVSIAALPPTNGFVSEWLIFQSLFMSVQLPSVLMKFMLPLAAAMLALTGVLALACFAKAFGISFLALPRSVHARHAEEVPWPMRIGMGLLAAVCILLGLAPMVVVPMLDRITAPMAGVSIAERMLGLEGWMLTPVDAEYASLSSPGLALILVAAGALGLALVALFGGFPKKRYSRTWGCGLPLTARMEYTATGFVQPIKRVFSTVYQPTVELETEFLEESKYFARRRRFAIHIEPVFERYLYAPVVACVSRLADRLRIIQAGSLHLYLAYIFVTLVVLLLLAM, encoded by the coding sequence ATGCTGACCGTATTGTGGGTGCTGCTGGCCTGTTATGCGGCTGGTATTGGGCTGCCGCTCTGCCTGCGGCGCCCGCAGGCCCAGAGCCTCGCGGCAGGCGTGTGCGGCATCCTGGCAACCGGCTCAGGTGTCGCTCTCGGCCTGCTTGGCCTCACGGCCTCCGTCCCGATGCGGCTCTCGATCAATTCGGCGATTCCTCTGCTGACGTTCGCCTTCCGGCTCGATGCCCTCGCGGCGTTCTTTGTGTTCACCGTTTCTCTCGCCGGGTTGGCCGCGTCCATCTATGCCATCGGGTATCTGCGGTCTTTTCAGGGCCGGGTGTCAGTGGCCGCACTGGGATCGCTCTTCAATGCGTTCCTCGGCTCCATGACGCTGGTGGTGCTCGCGGACAACGGGTTCTTGTTTCTCCTTCTCTGGGAACTGATGTCCCTGGCGTCCTATTTCCTTGTCGCCACGGATCATGCGGATCCGGACGTGCGGCATGCGAGTTTCTTTTATCTGATCATGACCCATGTCGGCACGGCGTTCATCACGGTGGCGTTTCTTGTGTGCTTCCAGCAGGGGGCGACGTTCTCGTTCGAGGGGTTCCGTCATCCTGAGCAGCCGTTATCCGGCAGCCTGCGGACGGCCGCCTTTCTGGCCGCTCTGATTGGCTTCGGTGCCAAGGCGGGTGTCGTGCCGCTGCACGTGTGGCTGCCGTATGCCCATCCAGCCGCCCCGTCGCATGTCTCCGCCCTCATGTCGGGCGTCATGATCAAGACGGCGATCTATGGCTTGCTGCGCGTCACGTTCGACTTTCTCGGCGGAGAGTTTCCCTGGTGGTGGGGATTCACCGTGCTGGGGCTTGGCGCCGTCTCCGCATGGCTCGGCGTCATGTATGCCTTGATGGAGCATGATCTCAAGCGACTCCTGGCCTATCACAGCGTCGAGAATATCGGGATCATACTGCTTGGCATCGGCGCGGGGATGATCTTTCAAAGTTATGGGCTCCGCGAGCTGGCTGCGCTCGGGCTGGTGGCGGGTCTCTATCACACGATCAACCATGCCATGTTCAAGTCCTTGCTGTTTCTGGGCGCGGGGTCGCTGCTCTATGCGACCCACACTCGGAACATGGAGGAATATGGCGGTCTGCTGCGCCGGATGCCTTGGACCGGGCTCTTCTTTCTCATTGGCGCCGTCTCCATTGCCGCACTCCCGCCCACGAATGGATTTGTCAGCGAATGGCTGATCTTTCAAAGCCTCTTCATGAGCGTTCAGCTCCCCTCGGTGCTGATGAAATTCATGCTCCCGCTGGCCGCTGCGATGCTGGCGCTCACCGGAGTGCTGGCCTTGGCTTGCTTTGCCAAGGCGTTCGGCATCTCGTTCCTGGCCCTGCCCCGCAGTGTCCACGCGCGTCATGCCGAAGAAGTCCCTTGGCCGATGCGAATCGGAATGGGGCTGCTCGCGGCCGTCTGTATCCTGCTGGGACTCGCCCCCATGGTTGTGGTGCCGATGCTGGACCGGATCACCGCGCCGATGGCCGGCGTGTCCATCGCGGAGAGGATGCTGGGGCTTGAGGGGTGGATGCTGACGCCGGTCGATGCGGAGTATGCGAGCCTGTCTTCCCCGGGGCTCGCCCTCATCCTTGTCGCGGCGGGGGCGCTCGGCCTTGCCCTCGTGGCTCTGTTCGGCGGCTTTCCGAAGAAGCGGTACAGCAGAACCTGGGGCTGCGGTCTTCCGTTGACCGCCCGGATGGAATATACGGCGACAGGATTCGTGCAGCCGATCAAGCGGGTGTTCAGCACGGTGTATCAGCCGACCGTGGAGCTTGAAACGGAATTCCTGGAAGAGTCGAAGTATTTTGCCAGGCGGCGGCGTTTCGCCATTCACATCGAGCCGG
- a CDS encoding sigma-54 dependent transcriptional regulator, which produces MTGHAHILIVEDEVNIRSALVTMLEKLGHKVQGAGTAEEALALLEHTKADVVITDLRMPGLGGMEFLRRMKEKWPETEAIVMTAFGSIDTAIEAMRLGAYDYLTKPIDRDRFHIVVEKALERRALAQENKQLRERLEARTRFDELVGESEPMQRVYSLVDMVADSAVTVLLTGESGTGKELVARAIHHRSARAAGPFVTMNCGALPENLFESELFGYEKGAFTGAVTTKAGRFELAHGGTLLLDEVGELSLKSQVDFLRVLETKEFRRLGGTKVITVDARIIAATNRNLEEAVKQGLFREDLYYRLNVVPIRLPPLRERGDDIPLLADRFLRECAAQHHRAPKEISREAMRLLRLYAWPGNIRQLRNLMERLVITVKDPAIQPEHLPEEIRASKEDARTMVVALGSSLKEIERETIRRTLAEVTNHREKAANLLGISLRALQYKIKEYGIRE; this is translated from the coding sequence ATGACCGGACACGCGCACATCCTCATTGTGGAAGATGAGGTGAATATCCGGTCGGCGCTCGTTACCATGCTGGAAAAGCTTGGGCACAAGGTGCAAGGGGCGGGAACCGCGGAAGAGGCGCTCGCGCTGCTCGAACACACGAAGGCGGATGTGGTGATCACCGATTTACGGATGCCCGGCCTGGGCGGCATGGAGTTCCTTCGGCGCATGAAAGAGAAATGGCCAGAGACGGAAGCCATCGTGATGACCGCCTTTGGGTCCATCGATACGGCCATCGAAGCGATGCGGCTGGGGGCGTACGACTATCTCACCAAGCCGATCGATCGGGACCGGTTTCACATCGTGGTCGAAAAAGCCCTGGAGCGCCGTGCGCTGGCGCAGGAGAACAAACAGCTCAGGGAGCGGCTTGAGGCACGGACCAGATTCGACGAGCTGGTGGGCGAGAGCGAGCCTATGCAGCGGGTGTACAGCCTGGTGGACATGGTCGCCGACAGCGCAGTCACCGTCTTGCTGACGGGAGAAAGCGGCACCGGGAAAGAGCTTGTGGCCCGGGCTATTCACCATCGAAGTGCCAGGGCCGCCGGGCCGTTTGTGACGATGAATTGCGGCGCATTGCCGGAGAACCTCTTCGAGAGCGAGCTGTTCGGATATGAAAAGGGCGCGTTTACCGGCGCGGTGACGACCAAGGCCGGGCGGTTCGAGCTGGCTCATGGCGGCACGCTGCTGCTGGACGAGGTCGGGGAATTGTCGTTGAAGTCCCAGGTCGATTTTTTGCGCGTTCTGGAGACCAAAGAATTCCGGCGCCTGGGCGGCACGAAGGTGATTACGGTCGATGCCAGGATTATCGCGGCGACCAACCGCAACCTTGAGGAAGCGGTCAAGCAGGGCCTGTTTCGGGAAGATCTTTATTACCGGCTTAACGTCGTGCCGATCCGGCTTCCGCCGCTGCGTGAGCGGGGCGACGATATTCCGCTCCTGGCCGACCGTTTTCTGAGGGAGTGTGCCGCGCAGCATCATCGCGCACCCAAAGAGATCTCCCGCGAGGCGATGCGGCTGCTCCGGCTCTATGCCTGGCCCGGCAATATCCGCCAATTGCGGAATTTGATGGAGCGGCTCGTGATTACGGTGAAAGATCCGGCCATTCAGCCGGAGCATCTCCCTGAAGAAATTCGGGCGAGCAAGGAGGACGCCCGTACGATGGTCGTGGCATTGGGGTCTTCCTTGAAGGAGATCGAGCGGGAAACAATCCGGCGCACGCTGGCGGAAGTGACCAACCATCGAGAAAAAGCGGCCAATCTCCTCGGGATCAGTCTTCGCGCGCTGCAATATAAGATCAAAGAATACGGTATTCGCGAGTAA
- a CDS encoding ATP-binding protein: MFRPIPTSAWFRHIPYRLITSVLLLLGLVVSVILLFNLEHDKLLLQGLTQGHAVPTEWFPALWQSRHDLIAVTLLVFLVSAIGIAAVITVLHYDSTRRTLEEVKGLARTILDSIPTGVLTINRSGQITAVNPAAVATLKRSTEELLGQFYGRMFAEGDLIRRALDEALHNNRHVDHQDIPYRTGDQAHTIRLTTADLTGGDGRPVGVIVLLKDVTELLDLERRVRVADKLTGLHTLSAGVAHELRNPLSAIDLNLHLLEQELQGGSRSAAVVDKYLHVLNAETRRLGAILDNFMKFARPGTLRLHAVDTGQLLSHIMSLLRYEAQDHHIQLKSNTSDPLPAIMGDETEISQVLVNVIVNAFQAMPEGGLCQVAARGCKADEKEWVELTVQDSGVGIKQDELPRLFEPFYTTKAAGSGLGLAIAYRIVEDHGGTIQVSSTTGRGTTVVIRLPAVTATPCALVRDR, from the coding sequence ATGTTTAGGCCTATCCCCACATCCGCCTGGTTTCGGCACATTCCGTACCGTCTCATTACCTCTGTCCTCCTCCTTTTGGGCCTGGTTGTCTCGGTCATCCTCTTGTTTAACTTGGAGCATGACAAACTCTTGCTTCAAGGGCTTACGCAAGGACACGCGGTACCCACGGAGTGGTTCCCGGCCCTCTGGCAATCGAGGCATGACCTGATCGCAGTCACACTGCTTGTGTTCTTGGTTAGCGCGATCGGGATTGCCGCGGTCATCACCGTTCTCCATTACGACAGCACCAGACGGACTCTCGAGGAAGTGAAGGGGCTTGCAAGAACCATCCTTGACAGCATTCCGACCGGGGTGCTGACGATTAACCGCAGCGGCCAGATTACCGCCGTCAATCCTGCGGCCGTGGCAACGCTGAAACGATCGACGGAAGAATTGCTCGGCCAGTTCTATGGACGGATGTTTGCCGAGGGAGACTTAATTCGTAGGGCACTCGATGAGGCGCTCCATAATAACCGCCATGTGGACCATCAGGATATACCGTATCGCACCGGCGACCAGGCGCACACCATCCGCCTCACCACCGCGGATTTGACGGGAGGCGATGGGCGTCCGGTCGGCGTCATTGTGCTGCTCAAGGATGTCACGGAACTGCTGGATCTGGAGCGGCGCGTGCGGGTCGCAGACAAACTCACGGGACTGCATACTCTGTCAGCGGGTGTTGCGCATGAGCTGCGCAATCCCTTGAGTGCCATCGACTTGAACCTTCATCTGCTAGAACAGGAGCTGCAGGGTGGCTCACGTTCCGCAGCGGTAGTGGATAAATACCTGCACGTCTTGAACGCGGAAACCCGCCGGCTCGGAGCCATCCTCGACAACTTTATGAAATTCGCGCGACCCGGCACGCTCCGTCTGCATGCGGTCGACACCGGGCAATTACTCTCCCACATCATGTCTCTGTTGCGGTATGAAGCGCAGGATCACCATATCCAGCTTAAGTCCAACACGTCCGATCCCTTGCCCGCGATCATGGGAGATGAGACCGAAATCAGCCAAGTGCTGGTGAATGTCATCGTGAATGCGTTCCAGGCGATGCCGGAAGGAGGCCTCTGCCAGGTGGCCGCAAGGGGATGCAAGGCGGACGAAAAGGAATGGGTGGAGCTGACGGTCCAAGATAGCGGAGTGGGTATCAAGCAAGACGAGCTGCCCCGGCTGTTCGAGCCGTTTTACACCACCAAGGCTGCGGGTAGCGGACTCGGTCTGGCCATCGCCTATCGCATTGTCGAGGATCATGGAGGAACGATCCAGGTGTCCAGCACCACCGGCAGAGGCACCACGGTTGTGATCAGGCTCCCCGCCGTCACGGCCACACCGTGCGCGTTGGTGCGTGACCGATGA
- a CDS encoding c-type cytochrome encodes MRPSRMLTALAAAGVLTASALWADERHVMQPRVPAGTLAEARALASPLPDSPETVEKGKALYNGKGTCFNCHGRDGSGNGMAAAGLDPSPRNFQHHGFWRHRTEGEIFWVIKYGSPGTSMIGFGDQLTDDEIWTIIQYERSFAGDHVPGMMGHGRGGGPMMGPGGGMGGCEGEGCGR; translated from the coding sequence ATGCGCCCCTCTCGTATGCTGACCGCTCTTGCCGCAGCCGGTGTGTTGACTGCATCGGCCTTATGGGCGGATGAGCGCCATGTCATGCAGCCGCGCGTGCCGGCCGGCACGCTGGCTGAAGCGCGCGCGCTGGCCAGCCCCTTGCCGGACTCACCGGAGACCGTCGAGAAGGGCAAGGCCCTCTACAATGGCAAGGGGACCTGCTTCAATTGCCATGGGAGGGACGGGTCGGGCAATGGCATGGCGGCGGCGGGCCTCGATCCCTCGCCGAGAAATTTCCAGCATCACGGTTTCTGGCGCCACCGCACCGAGGGGGAAATCTTCTGGGTGATCAAATATGGCTCACCCGGGACGTCCATGATCGGGTTTGGAGACCAGCTCACCGACGACGAAATCTGGACGATTATCCAATATGAGCGGAGCTTTGCCGGAGACCATGTCCCCGGCATGATGGGCCATGGAAGAGGCGGGGGACCCATGATGGGACCAGGCGGCGGAATGGGCGGCTGCGAAGGCGAAGGTTGTGGCCGATAG
- the ppk2 gene encoding polyphosphate kinase 2 — protein MASDEESTGKTKDRQESHAEAEALAGRDGKLLADELETIPTVVPREGDGYRQRKAGKSAMAAVRSGEAALALTEDDLRRINTRKGLLQLLKSKEVDLEEIRKTLLYEQELRALQVELVRLQRWVQNEGQRIAILVEGRDAAGKGGTIRRFTEHLNPRAMRVVALPKPTDEEKGQWYFQRYIRQLPNKGEIVFFDRSWYNRAVVEPVMGFCSKKEHQRFLQQVTEFEHMLYEDGVTIIKFWFSISKEEQAKRFEARRQNPLKQWKLSPVDEKAQELWDSYTRYKEEMFSKTHTTFSPWIIVKANDKQAARLESLRHVLNLLPYKGKDTAQVRLTPDPNVITRFHRKMVELDF, from the coding sequence ATGGCATCTGACGAAGAATCGACCGGCAAGACCAAAGACCGACAAGAATCTCACGCGGAGGCTGAGGCGCTTGCCGGACGTGACGGCAAGCTTCTGGCCGATGAGTTGGAAACGATTCCGACTGTCGTGCCGCGGGAAGGGGACGGCTACCGGCAGCGGAAGGCTGGAAAGAGCGCCATGGCCGCCGTGCGGAGCGGAGAGGCGGCGCTTGCCCTGACGGAAGACGATCTTCGCCGCATTAATACGCGGAAAGGGCTGCTGCAATTATTGAAGAGCAAGGAGGTCGATCTTGAAGAGATCCGAAAGACCTTGCTGTATGAGCAGGAGCTGCGGGCGCTGCAAGTGGAGCTGGTGCGGCTGCAACGATGGGTTCAGAACGAAGGGCAGCGGATTGCGATCCTCGTCGAGGGACGCGATGCCGCCGGGAAGGGCGGCACGATTCGCCGCTTTACGGAACATCTGAACCCTCGCGCAATGCGCGTCGTGGCACTGCCGAAACCGACGGATGAAGAGAAAGGCCAGTGGTATTTCCAGCGCTATATCCGCCAGCTTCCCAATAAGGGGGAAATCGTCTTCTTCGACCGCAGTTGGTACAACCGCGCGGTGGTCGAGCCGGTGATGGGATTTTGCAGCAAGAAGGAACATCAGCGGTTTCTGCAGCAGGTTACGGAATTCGAGCATATGCTCTACGAAGACGGCGTGACGATCATCAAGTTCTGGTTTTCCATATCCAAAGAGGAGCAGGCCAAGCGTTTTGAGGCACGACGCCAGAATCCGCTCAAACAATGGAAGCTGAGTCCCGTCGATGAGAAGGCGCAAGAGCTCTGGGACTCGTACACCCGCTACAAAGAAGAAATGTTCAGCAAGACCCATACGACGTTCAGCCCCTGGATTATCGTCAAAGCGAACGATAAGCAGGCGGCCCGTCTGGAAAGCCTGCGCCATGTGCTGAATCTCCTGCCGTATAAAGGGAAGGACACGGCCCAGGTCCGGCTGACACCGGATCCGAATGTGATCACGCGGTTCCATCGCAAGATGGTCGAACTCGATTTCTAG
- a CDS encoding c-type cytochrome produces MSLRKGMLAGGALLTLVGLMSAPRLLFGADQPRAKELIQQACVQCHRLEGQADSRFNLRAPDLIWAGSKYQRPWLIRWLTGKEAPLYAKGYRWDLSEGPVKHPVVTEAEAGAIADYFEKNNKDPRVKVGAYDVTKVTKFEAAFGGMAYKAHACLGCHTIEENGTLIGGQQSAALEKAGQRYNMDWLFRFGLNPQDFVPHSGEFLADATEPQLRAVLGFLAVQGVPDFTYYEPWTAPEFGKASVGRGKVIYKEYCMQCHGATGKGDGPAAATLEPKPAIHANINFSEVPTEYLYNMINHGGAAMGKSANMPYWGLTIGQQGVADVMAYVKATFKGPK; encoded by the coding sequence ATGAGTTTGAGGAAAGGGATGCTGGCCGGCGGGGCGCTGTTGACGCTGGTGGGGTTGATGTCCGCTCCGCGTCTGTTGTTCGGAGCCGATCAGCCCCGGGCGAAGGAGCTGATCCAGCAGGCCTGTGTCCAATGCCATCGATTGGAAGGGCAAGCCGACTCGCGATTCAACCTGCGCGCACCCGATCTCATTTGGGCCGGCAGCAAGTACCAGCGTCCCTGGCTGATCCGATGGCTGACCGGGAAGGAGGCGCCGCTCTATGCGAAAGGGTATCGCTGGGATCTCAGCGAAGGTCCGGTGAAACATCCCGTGGTCACCGAAGCGGAGGCCGGCGCCATCGCCGACTACTTCGAGAAGAACAACAAGGATCCCCGGGTGAAAGTCGGCGCGTATGATGTGACGAAGGTGACCAAGTTCGAAGCGGCCTTCGGCGGCATGGCCTATAAGGCGCATGCCTGCCTTGGCTGTCACACGATTGAGGAAAACGGGACACTCATCGGCGGGCAACAGAGCGCGGCATTGGAGAAAGCCGGCCAACGGTACAACATGGACTGGCTGTTCCGGTTTGGGTTGAATCCGCAAGATTTCGTGCCGCACAGCGGCGAGTTCTTGGCCGATGCGACCGAGCCTCAATTGCGCGCGGTTCTTGGATTTCTCGCTGTTCAGGGTGTGCCGGACTTCACGTACTATGAACCCTGGACGGCACCCGAGTTTGGGAAAGCCAGCGTGGGGCGAGGGAAAGTGATCTATAAAGAGTATTGTATGCAATGCCATGGGGCGACCGGCAAGGGCGACGGTCCGGCTGCGGCCACCCTGGAGCCCAAGCCAGCCATTCATGCCAATATCAACTTCAGCGAAGTCCCGACCGAGTATCTCTACAATATGATCAACCATGGCGGGGCGGCGATGGGCAAGTCTGCCAACATGCCCTATTGGGGGTTGACCATCGGGCAGCAGGGCGTGGCCGATGTCATGGCCTATGTGAAAGCGACGTTCAAGGGACCGAAGTAG
- a CDS encoding c-type cytochrome has product MKRNDAVRVRSVGLALLLGCIGLAVVTSAQEDELASVSAALAPRAEGLIIARCSVCHSPDLVSQQRLPRERWLATVDKMKHWGAEMSEDEAALLVRYLSARYHPGAPDHLAPLDQELRKAEPLTQEPVAEGPLVGLADRGAGIFEHNCQACHGAGATGGMGPKLAKNPILKHDDLFWETVLHGRGPMPAWGSVLSHQDIADVQAWLLSK; this is encoded by the coding sequence GTGAAACGAAACGATGCCGTTCGTGTTCGATCCGTGGGGCTCGCGCTGCTCCTCGGGTGCATCGGGCTGGCGGTGGTCACGTCGGCGCAAGAAGACGAGCTGGCATCGGTGAGCGCCGCGTTGGCGCCACGGGCCGAGGGATTGATTATCGCGCGCTGTTCCGTGTGCCATAGCCCGGATCTCGTGTCTCAACAGCGGTTGCCCAGAGAGCGCTGGCTGGCGACGGTCGACAAAATGAAACATTGGGGCGCGGAGATGTCCGAGGATGAAGCCGCGCTCCTCGTGCGGTATCTGTCGGCGCGGTATCATCCGGGCGCGCCGGATCATCTGGCCCCGCTCGATCAGGAATTGAGGAAGGCGGAGCCGCTCACGCAGGAACCGGTGGCGGAAGGGCCGCTCGTCGGCCTGGCTGACAGAGGCGCCGGTATTTTCGAGCACAACTGCCAGGCGTGCCATGGAGCCGGTGCAACCGGCGGGATGGGGCCGAAGCTGGCGAAGAATCCTATTCTCAAACATGACGATCTATTTTGGGAAACGGTGCTCCACGGGCGCGGGCCCATGCCCGCCTGGGGTTCCGTGCTGAGTCATCAGGATATTGCGGATGTGCAGGCCTGGTTGTTATCGAAGTAA
- a CDS encoding sulfite oxidase: protein MSLSRRAWLGKVLQGLGLSAMVSHRPVAARAAGNDPSSNESGPLIARVTRPYDAETPVREFTSFLTPTHRFFVRSHFGPPAPELIAEANWRLRVGGLIEQPLVLTLKELTQFERVTITAVVQCSGNGRAFHRPKVPGVQWERGAVGNAQWTGVRLRDVLAKAGLRHQAKHVQLQGADRPVVAAVPLFIRSIPLEKALHPDTLLAYEMNGRPLPLLHGAPLRVITPGWMADSCIKWLTDITVQADEAKGYYMQTAYRVPVTAIQPNSGLPGTSMVPVEAMVVKSLIASPPEGTQVGQGPVTVQGVAWSGETPVAAVELSFDEGQTWEQARLVGEDEPYAWRQWQFLWKPKGPGSVTILSRATDAGGEVQPHTSPWNPSGFLWNGWDRVTVTVSGA, encoded by the coding sequence ATGAGTCTCTCTCGGCGGGCCTGGCTGGGGAAGGTCCTGCAAGGCCTTGGCCTGAGTGCGATGGTGAGCCATCGTCCTGTTGCGGCACGAGCCGCCGGAAACGATCCGTCATCCAACGAGTCCGGCCCCTTGATCGCACGGGTCACCAGGCCCTATGACGCCGAAACGCCGGTGCGCGAATTCACCTCGTTCCTCACTCCCACTCATCGTTTTTTTGTGCGGAGTCATTTTGGGCCGCCTGCGCCGGAGCTGATTGCCGAGGCCAACTGGAGACTCCGTGTCGGGGGGCTCATCGAGCAGCCGTTGGTGCTTACGCTCAAGGAACTCACGCAGTTCGAACGGGTGACGATCACGGCGGTCGTGCAATGCAGCGGCAATGGGCGGGCCTTTCATCGTCCGAAAGTCCCCGGTGTGCAATGGGAGCGGGGCGCGGTCGGCAATGCGCAATGGACCGGCGTGCGGCTGCGGGATGTGCTGGCCAAAGCCGGCCTCCGCCATCAGGCCAAGCATGTCCAATTGCAAGGCGCCGACCGGCCGGTGGTGGCAGCGGTGCCGCTGTTTATCCGCAGTATTCCGTTGGAGAAAGCCCTGCATCCGGACACGCTTCTCGCCTATGAGATGAACGGGCGCCCCTTGCCGCTGTTGCACGGCGCCCCGCTGCGGGTCATTACGCCGGGCTGGATGGCGGATTCCTGCATCAAATGGCTGACCGACATCACGGTGCAGGCGGATGAAGCGAAGGGCTACTACATGCAGACGGCCTATCGTGTGCCGGTCACGGCCATTCAGCCGAACTCCGGTCTGCCCGGCACGTCGATGGTTCCCGTGGAAGCGATGGTGGTGAAATCGCTCATTGCCTCACCGCCAGAAGGGACGCAAGTCGGGCAGGGGCCGGTGACGGTGCAGGGGGTGGCCTGGAGCGGAGAGACGCCCGTCGCGGCCGTGGAGCTGTCGTTTGACGAAGGCCAGACGTGGGAGCAGGCGAGGCTGGTCGGTGAGGACGAGCCCTATGCCTGGAGGCAATGGCAGTTTCTGTGGAAACCCAAGGGGCCTGGTTCGGTGACGATTCTCTCTCGCGCAACGGATGCGGGCGGAGAGGTGCAGCCCCACACCAGCCCCTGGAATCCCAGCGGGTTTTTATGGAACGGGTGGGATCGCGTGACGGTGACGGTCTCAGGCGCATGA
- a CDS encoding OsmC family protein encodes MTLTVAYHGGTRYDVTSGRHRIITDQPVEDGGHDAGMSPVELFVGSVASCVGYFVGQFCARHNISRDGLTVDAEWTMAEGPHRVGAIALAIHLPHRITPEQKERLLKVAHGCTVHQSVAVAPNVSIKLNPHGHALPQPPEGKAGL; translated from the coding sequence ATGACGCTCACGGTGGCCTATCATGGCGGGACGCGATATGACGTCACGAGCGGACGGCATCGGATTATCACCGATCAGCCGGTTGAAGATGGCGGGCACGATGCGGGGATGAGCCCTGTTGAACTGTTTGTCGGATCGGTGGCCAGTTGTGTCGGGTATTTCGTCGGCCAATTCTGCGCACGGCACAACATCTCCCGGGACGGCTTGACGGTCGATGCCGAGTGGACGATGGCCGAAGGCCCGCATCGCGTCGGTGCGATCGCCTTGGCCATTCATCTGCCGCATCGCATTACGCCGGAACAAAAGGAGCGGCTGTTAAAGGTGGCGCATGGCTGCACCGTCCATCAATCGGTTGCCGTGGCGCCGAACGTGTCGATCAAGTTGAACCCGCACGGTCATGCGCTCCCCCAGCCGCCGGAAGGGAAGGCCGGGCTATGA
- a CDS encoding DUF6691 family protein, producing MKLLLGLVLGAAFGAVLQLSGASSHTKITNALRLKDMTIMKVILTAIGVGLIGVHLLDALGLAHMKVKDLYLPGMVVAGAIFGVGFAVTGYCPGTALAAAAEGKPDAWATVFGGLLGALVFAFMFPDLETVLMALGQYGPVTIHESFGMPGVMLAVPLGALCLWLAVRLPDPGGAR from the coding sequence ATGAAGCTGCTGTTGGGATTGGTGTTGGGGGCCGCCTTCGGAGCCGTGCTGCAATTGTCGGGAGCCTCTAGCCATACGAAAATTACCAATGCGTTGCGGCTCAAGGATATGACCATCATGAAAGTCATTCTGACGGCGATCGGGGTAGGGTTGATCGGGGTGCATCTTCTGGATGCGCTGGGACTGGCCCACATGAAAGTGAAAGATTTGTATCTCCCGGGAATGGTGGTGGCCGGTGCGATCTTCGGTGTCGGTTTTGCCGTGACAGGGTATTGTCCCGGCACCGCGCTGGCCGCGGCGGCGGAAGGCAAACCGGATGCCTGGGCGACGGTCTTTGGCGGGTTGCTCGGCGCGCTGGTGTTTGCTTTCATGTTTCCGGATTTGGAAACGGTGTTGATGGCCCTCGGCCAGTATGGGCCGGTGACCATTCACGAATCATTCGGGATGCCGGGCGTTATGCTGGCGGTTCCGCTGGGTGCGCTTTGTCTTTGGCTGGCGGTCAGGCTTCCTGATCCGGGAGGTGCGCGATGA
- a CDS encoding YeeE/YedE thiosulfate transporter family protein yields MTNFPNPQRADSPDHTTAPAIPWWTGGLGIGLVLIVAVALVQPIGVSTQYVVLDGVLLHQVLPDVADQSAYLSEAAGGWTLATYEFFFVLGIPIGAFLAAWATKRFSTRLVPGEWAHRFGPIPGRRLVWSCIGGFLLLFGARFGGGCTSGHMISGVSQLAVSSLVFSAVLFVSAILTARWLYGDWGKQ; encoded by the coding sequence ATGACCAACTTCCCAAATCCCCAGAGGGCTGATTCACCGGATCATACGACTGCTCCGGCCATTCCCTGGTGGACCGGTGGGCTGGGGATCGGTCTCGTGCTGATCGTGGCCGTCGCGCTGGTGCAGCCGATCGGAGTCTCGACGCAGTATGTGGTCTTGGACGGGGTGCTGCTGCATCAGGTGCTGCCGGACGTCGCCGACCAGAGCGCCTACCTGTCGGAGGCGGCAGGTGGCTGGACGCTGGCGACCTATGAGTTCTTTTTTGTGCTGGGCATTCCGATCGGGGCCTTTCTAGCTGCATGGGCCACCAAGCGATTCAGTACTAGGCTGGTGCCCGGTGAGTGGGCTCATCGGTTTGGACCGATTCCCGGGCGGCGTCTGGTCTGGTCGTGCATCGGGGGATTTTTGCTCCTGTTCGGTGCGCGATTCGGCGGAGGCTGTACGTCCGGCCACATGATCAGCGGCGTATCTCAGCTTGCGGTCAGTTCGCTGGTCTTTTCGGCGGTGCTCTTTGTCAGCGCGATCCTGACGGCGCGATGGCTATATGGCGATTGGGGGAAGCAATGA